The sequence CGCGAACCCGCGGCCACTTCGTGCCCCGGGCTTTCATCTTGTGATGTTTCGTCCCAGCCTTGACGAACGGCTTCTCGGTCCGGCCACCGCCGGCGACCACGCCGATGGTGGCGCGGCACTCCGGCGAGAGACGTTTGACTTCGCCGCTGGGGAGCTGGACGACGGCGACGTCCTGCTCGTGGGTGACCAGGTCGGCGTTGACGCCGCTCGCGCGGGCGAACACGCCGCCGTCACCTGGCTGGCTCTCGACGTTGCAGACGGGAACGCCCTCGGGAATCTCGCCCAGCGGAAGGGTGTTGCCGGGGTCGATGGCGGCGGAGATGCCGACCTCGATGGCGTCACCGATGCCGACGCCCTCGGGTGCGAGGACGAGGCGTTCGTCGCCGTCCTCGAACTGGACGCGGGCGACCGGTGCACTGCGGGCGGGGTCGTGTTCGACGTCGACGACCTCGCCGGCGAGCAGTTCGCCGTCTTCGTTGTCTTTGTGGGTGAGTTCCTGCTTGTATCGGTGCGACGGGGCGCGGAACGTCGGAGACCCGCGACCGCGTCGTTGTCCTTGAATGCGTCGTCCCATCGTCAGAACACCCCGATTCTGGAGGCGACGTCCTGTGCGTCGTCCTCTTCAGAGAGTGTCACGATCGCCTTCTTCAGGCCCTTCATCGTGATCATCGTGTTCACGTCGTCGACCGTGACCTCGTAACTGGACTCGACCTCGTCGCGAATCTCGGGCTTCGTGGCGTCGATATCCACGACGAACTGGAGCTTGTTCTGGAAGTCCATGTCGTTCATGGCCTTCTCGGTGACCAGCGGGTAGTCGATGATATCCGTCATCGCTCGGCCACCTCCGCGAGGGCGCTCTCGGTCCAGATGGTCAGTCGACCCGGCGCCGCGCCGGGTGCGAGGTCCTCTGCGTTCACCTCGGCGCCGGTGGCGACGTCGGCACCCGCGAGATTGCGGGCGGCCTTCGACGGACCGGACTCGCTGGAGGTCACGAAGAGGATCGATTTCGGTGTGCGGTACTTGCGGCCGCGAAGTTTGCCCTGGCCGGAACGGATGGACGAGCCGTCGTCGGCACGCTCGATGTCCTCGGCGACGCCGAGGTCCTCGAGCAGCGCGACGACGTCCTTCGTCTTCACGAGGTCTTCGAACGCGTCGTCGACCACGAGCGGCAGTTCGACGTCCTCGTCGAAGCGGTGGCCACGGTCGGCCACGCGGTCGGCGTCGGCAGTCGCCGCGATGGCGCTGCGGACGGCCGATTTCCGCTCTTTCGTGTTGACGGAGAGAGTCTGGTCCTTCTCGGCCTTCGGCGGGTGTGCCTTGCGGCCGCCGACGGCCTGCGGGACGCGAGCGGCCCGTCCGTTCACGCGGGGAACGTGGGCCATACCGCGACCACTCCCGGGTGACTCGGCCGGCGTTCGCATCCCAGCGAACTCGTCGGCACCGTAGTCCTGTTTTCGGTTGGCCTGGGCGGCGAGGACGGCCCGACGGATGAGGTCGGGGCGTACCGGTGTCTCGAACACCGACGGCAGCTCCGTACTGCCGGATTCGTCGCCGTCCAGGTCTCGTACTGTTGCCTGCATGATTTATCCCTGGTTGGTTGCGGTACTCACGTAGCGCACCTCTGGGTCGAGGCGCGGCGATTCGCTCGGCCGAACGGCCGGTCGGAACCGGACGAGGCGGCCTTCGGGGCCCGGCAACGAGCCCTTGACGAGCGCGTAGTCGGCCTCGACCTCCCCGTAGTTGGGGAAGCCACCAGCGACGGTGACGTCGTCTTCGTTGCCGAAGTCGATGAGACGTTTGTTGAGTTCCGTGCGCTGGTGGTAGCCGGTCTGGCCCTGCTGTGGAACCGTCGAGCGAACGCGGCTCGGGTTCCACGGGCCGAGGTTCCCGATGCGGCGCCGCCAGCCTTGGCGGGCGTGTTTGCCCTTGCGCTTCTGAACGCCCCAGCGCTTGACGGGGCCCTGGGTGCCTTTGCCCTTCGTGACGCCAGCCACGTCGAGGAACTCCCCGGCGCGGAAGACGTCGCCGAACTCGTAGGAGCCGTCCTCGTCGATGAGGTCGAGGGCGAATTCGACGCGTTCGTCGATGGTGCCGCCGCCGACGCGGTTCTCCATGATGTCGGGGCGTTTCTTTGGGACGCTCGGAACGGCACGTGGTACCGTGTGGGAGATGACGCGGACATCCGCGACCCTCCCGGCTTCGAGCGCCTCGGTCAGTGCTTCTCGATTCTCGCTCTGGTCCCCGTCGGGGACGGAGAGCGCGCGGTCGAGGTCCTCGTCGAGGTCCTCGGCCCACACTTCAGTCAGTGGCTTGCGACCGTACGGCGTGTCTTCGTACGCGCGAACGGCGGCCGCCCGCATGGGCGGCACCTCGACGACGGTGACGGGGACGGACTGCTCCATCCCTTCTGACGGCGAGTTGGCCTGGTCGTCGACCATGACGACGTGGGACATCCCGGCCTTGAAGCCGGCGAATCCCTGCAGACCGACCTGCCCGTCGTCGTCGGGCCACGTGTTGAAGCGCGGCACTTCGGTGGCCGCGCGCTTGCGGGGGCTGAACCCCATCGAGCCTTTGCGTGGTCGGTTTGGTTGTGGCATCGTATCACTCCGTGAGCGTCAGGCAGCCGAGTGATGCGAACATCGCTACCTCAGTTCGCACCGTCTCGCTCCCCTGGTCTGGGATCGTGTTCAGCCAGGCGTCGAATCCCGCTGGGGCGTCGGTGGTG is a genomic window of Halanaeroarchaeum sp. HSR-CO containing:
- a CDS encoding 50S ribosomal protein L2; translation: MGRRIQGQRRGRGSPTFRAPSHRYKQELTHKDNEDGELLAGEVVDVEHDPARSAPVARVQFEDGDERLVLAPEGVGIGDAIEVGISAAIDPGNTLPLGEIPEGVPVCNVESQPGDGGVFARASGVNADLVTHEQDVAVVQLPSGEVKRLSPECRATIGVVAGGGRTEKPFVKAGTKHHKMKARGTKWPRVRGVAMNAVDHPFGGGGRQHPGRPKSVSKNAPPGRKVGDLGSRRTGRGGNK
- a CDS encoding 50S ribosomal protein L23, whose protein sequence is MTDIIDYPLVTEKAMNDMDFQNKLQFVVDIDATKPEIRDEVESSYEVTVDDVNTMITMKGLKKAIVTLSEEDDAQDVASRIGVF
- the rpl4p gene encoding 50S ribosomal protein L4; amino-acid sequence: MQATVRDLDGDESGSTELPSVFETPVRPDLIRRAVLAAQANRKQDYGADEFAGMRTPAESPGSGRGMAHVPRVNGRAARVPQAVGGRKAHPPKAEKDQTLSVNTKERKSAVRSAIAATADADRVADRGHRFDEDVELPLVVDDAFEDLVKTKDVVALLEDLGVAEDIERADDGSSIRSGQGKLRGRKYRTPKSILFVTSSESGPSKAARNLAGADVATGAEVNAEDLAPGAAPGRLTIWTESALAEVAER
- a CDS encoding 50S ribosomal protein L3; translated protein: MPQPNRPRKGSMGFSPRKRAATEVPRFNTWPDDDGQVGLQGFAGFKAGMSHVVMVDDQANSPSEGMEQSVPVTVVEVPPMRAAAVRAYEDTPYGRKPLTEVWAEDLDEDLDRALSVPDGDQSENREALTEALEAGRVADVRVISHTVPRAVPSVPKKRPDIMENRVGGGTIDERVEFALDLIDEDGSYEFGDVFRAGEFLDVAGVTKGKGTQGPVKRWGVQKRKGKHARQGWRRRIGNLGPWNPSRVRSTVPQQGQTGYHQRTELNKRLIDFGNEDDVTVAGGFPNYGEVEADYALVKGSLPGPEGRLVRFRPAVRPSESPRLDPEVRYVSTATNQG